From Deinococcus misasensis DSM 22328, one genomic window encodes:
- a CDS encoding phosphohexose mutase, with translation MIRFGTDGWRDLIAENFTFENVALAAQAYAEYLKVIGGRRVVVGFDTRFMADRFARKTAEVLAANGLEVYLSRAFLPTPALSFAVTHFQADGGVMITASHNPKEYCGFKLKGPYGGSLIPERVKQVEVFLGTAAQEFDAAKHPIETFDIQAAYYDHLKNLLDLSVLKSFEGTFYHDSMGGSGTGWVSGFLEHVGIDLDVRNVREEASPTFYGVHPEPILHNLHHTSDLLRDASGLAFAAVTDGDADRIGAVTAGGLFFNPHQIFAVLLKHLYDRGLRGTVVQTVSVSGIIERLCHLLSLPVITTPIGFKYIAEEMLQSKILIGGEESGGIGILGHLPERDGILNALLLLEAVALSGKSLPELFHEIELMTGYQHAYDRLDLTLNSMTERNEAMDRVQEPFPIAGHEVVSVDRRDGIKWLLSGNAWVMFRASGTEPVLRIYAEAANPEHVQCLLSLAHMHVTGVQSNLRGCPEVIEKTEAALGETA, from the coding sequence ATGATTCGTTTTGGAACCGACGGCTGGCGAGACCTGATCGCCGAAAACTTCACTTTCGAAAATGTGGCTCTGGCCGCTCAAGCTTATGCCGAATACCTGAAAGTCATCGGTGGGCGGAGGGTGGTGGTGGGCTTTGACACCCGCTTCATGGCAGACCGCTTTGCCCGCAAAACCGCCGAAGTGCTGGCCGCCAACGGCCTTGAGGTGTACCTCTCCAGAGCCTTCCTGCCCACCCCAGCCCTGTCTTTTGCCGTGACCCACTTTCAGGCCGACGGTGGCGTGATGATCACCGCATCACACAACCCCAAAGAGTATTGCGGCTTCAAACTGAAAGGGCCATATGGGGGCAGCCTGATTCCCGAGCGGGTCAAGCAGGTGGAGGTGTTTCTGGGCACCGCTGCACAAGAATTCGATGCTGCAAAGCACCCCATCGAAACCTTTGACATTCAGGCCGCTTACTACGACCACCTGAAAAACCTGCTGGACCTGTCGGTTTTGAAGTCCTTCGAAGGCACCTTCTACCACGACAGCATGGGAGGCTCGGGAACCGGATGGGTCAGTGGTTTTCTGGAACATGTCGGGATAGACCTTGATGTGCGGAACGTGCGCGAAGAGGCCAGCCCCACTTTTTATGGGGTGCACCCCGAGCCCATTTTGCACAACCTTCACCACACCAGCGACCTGTTGAGGGACGCTTCCGGTCTGGCTTTCGCAGCCGTGACCGACGGAGATGCAGACCGCATTGGGGCCGTCACCGCCGGAGGGCTGTTTTTCAATCCGCACCAGATTTTTGCGGTGCTGCTGAAACACCTTTACGACCGTGGCTTGCGGGGCACCGTGGTGCAAACCGTTTCGGTCTCTGGGATCATTGAACGCCTGTGTCACCTGCTTTCCCTGCCTGTGATCACCACCCCGATTGGGTTCAAGTACATCGCAGAGGAAATGCTGCAAAGCAAAATCCTGATTGGCGGAGAAGAATCGGGTGGAATCGGCATCCTCGGGCACCTTCCCGAGCGGGACGGCATCCTGAACGCCCTTTTGCTCCTTGAAGCGGTGGCCCTCTCTGGCAAAAGCCTGCCCGAGCTGTTCCATGAAATCGAACTGATGACCGGCTACCAGCATGCCTATGACCGCCTTGACCTCACCCTGAACAGCATGACCGAACGCAACGAGGCCATGGATCGGGTGCAAGAGCCTTTCCCCATCGCAGGCCATGAAGTGGTTTCGGTGGACCGCAGGGACGGCATCAAATGGCTGCTCTCTGGCAACGCATGGGTGATGTTCCGGGCCTCTGGAACCGAACCTGTCTTGCGGATCTATGCCGAAGCCGCCAACCCCGAGCATGTCCAGTGCTTGCTCAGTCTGGCCCACATGCACGTGACCGGGGTCCAGAGCAACCTGAGGGGCTGCCCTGAAGTGATCGAAAAAACCGAAGCGGCTCTGGGCGAAACCGCCTGA
- a CDS encoding STAS domain-containing protein, whose translation MKITRNAGQASILLDERLDAHNAPHLKSIFLELSQVGIHQLEVHASQVEFLDSAGLAAIISGLKLARSGRGELYIVNASPVVKQLLSLTLLDQVIPQREG comes from the coding sequence ATGAAAATCACCCGAAATGCCGGACAGGCCAGCATCCTGCTGGATGAGCGCCTGGATGCCCACAACGCCCCCCACCTGAAATCCATTTTTCTAGAGCTGTCCCAGGTCGGCATCCACCAGCTTGAAGTGCATGCATCACAGGTGGAGTTTCTGGATTCCGCTGGACTGGCCGCCATCATCTCGGGCCTCAAGTTGGCCCGCAGCGGGCGCGGTGAGCTGTACATCGTGAATGCCAGTCCGGTGGTCAAGCAACTCCTGTCTTTGACCCTGCTCGATCAGGTGATTCCCCAGAGGGAAGGCTGA
- a CDS encoding response regulator gives MNRVLVVDDEQYIGLLIRHILQSHGYEVVVTTCVADALEKLQSEHFNLVFTDLNMPGENGFSLLETIQQQPQHTSVVVITAQGEEEITGQALALGARDLLHKPFSRQSLLKMARKFLAA, from the coding sequence ATGAACCGCGTGCTGGTGGTGGACGACGAACAATACATCGGTCTTTTGATCCGTCACATCCTGCAAAGCCACGGCTATGAAGTGGTGGTGACCACCTGTGTGGCAGATGCACTGGAAAAACTGCAATCCGAGCACTTCAATCTGGTGTTCACCGACCTGAACATGCCCGGCGAGAATGGGTTCAGCTTGCTGGAAACCATCCAGCAGCAACCCCAGCACACCAGTGTGGTGGTGATCACCGCACAGGGAGAAGAAGAAATCACCGGTCAGGCCCTGGCGCTCGGGGCACGCGATTTGCTTCACAAGCCCTTTTCCCGCCAGAGCCTGCTCAAAATGGCCCGCAAGTTTCTGGCCGCCTGA
- a CDS encoding ATP-binding SpoIIE family protein phosphatase, with the protein MDSPELQAALKALADSFDTIELLQKTLRRSLSVEKEQDLVRFVQDAQKLMGASNSALKLGRVWMNTVPQWLHDLPKPQRTQYKLPGVTQSVLTVPFKGGWMVFWGKAEGFTSEDALTASTIGSVLQQNLNALKNRHRLTTAHIESRERETASQLWRQIVPEHLTFPEDYQGTLVSRTAQDVGGDFHLTVGPWIALGDISGKGISAALLTGMMVSALKVAVRQPDPGVALEDALHGILENLSMFATLILVRLSRDGSYSYLNFGHPPVLVIRNGEVAARWKATAPPLGTFAFGSYVMQSGKLKPGDMLCFYTDGVTEAEDHSGSMFGQGQLEQLLRKSPHPDLARKSVLSALKSYTVNDDLSMVFLQYQPGESQKFEMEADTRYLADLSAFLESQCQKAVNPILVNVAVTELVVNAIRHSEADRISIEVQDRNDDYLISVLHDGHTFDPTSAPELTEGELREGGYGLIIVRKAASSIQYTRNQGWNFTQLTFPKGAHP; encoded by the coding sequence ATGGACAGCCCTGAACTGCAAGCCGCCTTGAAGGCTCTGGCCGACAGCTTCGACACCATCGAACTGCTCCAGAAGACCCTGAGGCGCAGCCTTTCGGTGGAAAAAGAACAGGATCTGGTGCGCTTCGTGCAAGACGCCCAGAAACTGATGGGGGCCAGCAACAGTGCCCTGAAACTCGGGCGGGTCTGGATGAATACTGTGCCCCAGTGGCTCCATGACCTGCCCAAACCCCAGCGCACCCAGTACAAACTGCCCGGTGTGACCCAGAGCGTGCTGACCGTTCCTTTCAAAGGAGGCTGGATGGTGTTCTGGGGCAAAGCGGAAGGCTTCACCAGTGAAGACGCCCTGACCGCCTCCACCATTGGCAGCGTGCTGCAGCAAAATTTGAATGCCCTGAAAAACCGCCACCGCCTGACCACCGCCCACATTGAAAGCCGTGAACGGGAAACCGCTTCGCAGTTGTGGCGTCAAATTGTCCCCGAGCACCTGACTTTTCCTGAGGATTATCAGGGCACTCTGGTTTCACGCACTGCGCAGGATGTGGGGGGAGATTTTCACCTGACTGTTGGACCGTGGATCGCACTGGGAGACATCTCTGGAAAAGGCATTTCCGCCGCCTTGCTGACCGGAATGATGGTCTCTGCCCTGAAAGTGGCGGTGCGTCAACCCGATCCGGGTGTGGCTCTGGAAGATGCCCTGCACGGGATTCTGGAAAACCTTTCGATGTTTGCCACCCTGATTCTGGTGCGCCTGTCCCGAGACGGCAGCTACAGTTACCTGAATTTCGGACATCCCCCTGTGCTGGTGATCCGCAATGGCGAAGTGGCCGCACGCTGGAAAGCCACCGCACCCCCTCTGGGCACTTTTGCTTTTGGTTCTTACGTGATGCAGTCGGGCAAATTGAAACCCGGCGACATGCTGTGCTTTTACACCGATGGGGTCACCGAAGCCGAGGACCACTCGGGCAGCATGTTTGGTCAGGGGCAACTGGAACAACTGCTTCGCAAAAGCCCCCACCCCGATCTGGCCCGCAAATCGGTCCTGTCTGCCCTGAAGTCTTACACCGTCAACGACGACCTGAGCATGGTGTTCTTGCAGTACCAGCCCGGCGAATCCCAGAAATTCGAGATGGAAGCGGACACCCGTTACCTTGCCGACCTTTCTGCATTTCTGGAATCCCAGTGCCAGAAGGCCGTCAATCCGATTCTGGTGAATGTGGCCGTCACCGAACTGGTGGTGAACGCCATCCGTCACAGCGAAGCAGACCGCATTTCCATTGAAGTACAAGACCGCAACGACGATTACCTGATCAGCGTGCTGCACGATGGACACACTTTTGATCCCACCTCTGCTCCAGAGCTCACCGAAGGCGAGTTGCGTGAGGGAGGATACGGCCTCATCATCGTGCGCAAGGCCGCCAGCAGCATTCAATACACCCGCAATCAGGGCTGGAATTTCACCCAGCTGACGTTCCCCAAAGGAGCCCACCCATGA
- a CDS encoding FAD-dependent monooxygenase → MRILIAGAGIAGLVLGQALKKLAPEVEFTITEKSPSLQTAGAGLILAPNALQVLEQLDALDRLLPLGQNLGASHLCDARGKSLQALRAPAGKLLAFHRGELSAQLAKGLEPHLKFGQAYQSHQPKNGKLEVQFTDGSVVQADVLIGADGLHSRVRQQVHGPSVVHAGYTSWRAVLPFSQKLEGARELWGHGKRLGLVPLTENRLYVYLTLNSKAQQFQRSRPAFSSLFAEFSGADFGALNLLDQHPVIHTDIRELPVPFWGNGQVVLLGDAAHALTPNLGQGAGMGIEDALWLAKGIQSGQKNLSVWMRQGRQKRVQQVQILSRHLGRAGQLQNRGLVSIRNALLGAVPGQPPTWLWNPDQSLK, encoded by the coding sequence ATGCGAATCCTGATTGCAGGGGCAGGCATCGCTGGACTGGTGCTCGGTCAGGCCCTGAAAAAGCTGGCCCCAGAGGTGGAATTCACCATCACAGAAAAAAGCCCTTCCCTGCAAACGGCGGGCGCAGGCCTGATTCTGGCCCCCAACGCCTTGCAGGTGCTGGAACAATTGGATGCTCTGGACAGGCTTTTGCCTTTGGGTCAAAATCTGGGTGCCAGCCATTTGTGTGATGCCAGAGGCAAAAGCTTGCAAGCCCTGCGTGCTCCAGCAGGCAAACTGCTGGCCTTTCATCGGGGGGAGTTGTCGGCCCAGCTGGCAAAAGGGCTGGAACCCCACCTGAAATTCGGTCAGGCATACCAGAGCCACCAGCCCAAAAATGGCAAGCTTGAGGTTCAATTTACAGATGGCTCTGTCGTTCAGGCCGATGTGCTGATCGGAGCAGATGGTCTGCACTCCAGAGTGCGCCAGCAAGTCCACGGACCCTCTGTGGTTCATGCGGGGTACACCAGTTGGCGGGCGGTGTTGCCCTTCTCGCAAAAACTGGAAGGGGCCAGAGAACTCTGGGGACATGGAAAGCGGCTCGGACTTGTGCCCCTCACTGAAAACCGCCTGTATGTTTACCTCACGCTCAACAGCAAAGCCCAGCAATTCCAGAGGTCCAGACCTGCATTTTCCAGCCTTTTTGCTGAATTCTCTGGGGCAGATTTTGGGGCTTTGAACTTGCTTGACCAGCATCCGGTCATCCACACCGACATCCGCGAACTTCCTGTTCCGTTCTGGGGCAATGGGCAGGTGGTGTTGCTGGGAGATGCTGCCCACGCCCTCACCCCCAACCTTGGGCAGGGGGCTGGAATGGGCATCGAAGATGCCCTCTGGCTGGCAAAAGGCATACAGAGTGGGCAAAAGAACCTGTCCGTATGGATGCGTCAGGGCAGGCAAAAACGGGTGCAACAGGTGCAAATCCTCTCCCGTCATCTGGGAAGGGCAGGACAACTGCAAAACAGGGGACTGGTTTCCATCCGAAATGCATTGCTGGGTGCGGTTCCCGGTCAGCCTCCAACATGGCTCTGGAATCCAGATCAAAGTCTGAAGTGA
- a CDS encoding TetR/AcrR family transcriptional regulator, translated as MTRMQQKKHDRQQQIAHIAWQLFTEHGYEKVTTRQVSEAADIATGTLFLYAENKGALLVLAFEDALRTASTPHASLPEHPLEALLVLFGGPLHLYAKHRTLARHFLVEVLRNPSSDVTTSNLMGFLERIEGVLALAQQQKRLDPQVNVRQAAQNLFGIYLMVIMQWLPTDQDLERVQHTLRQAFELQWKGLQPCES; from the coding sequence ATGACCCGGATGCAGCAGAAAAAGCACGACCGCCAGCAGCAGATTGCCCACATCGCATGGCAACTGTTCACCGAGCACGGCTATGAAAAAGTCACCACCCGACAGGTCTCCGAGGCTGCCGACATCGCAACCGGAACCCTTTTCCTGTATGCCGAAAACAAAGGAGCCCTGCTGGTTCTGGCCTTCGAAGATGCCCTGAGAACCGCAAGCACTCCACATGCCTCCCTTCCAGAGCATCCTCTGGAAGCTTTGCTGGTGCTGTTCGGAGGTCCTTTGCACCTGTATGCAAAACACCGCACGTTGGCCCGTCATTTCCTGGTGGAGGTGCTCAGAAACCCATCATCGGATGTGACCACCAGCAACCTGATGGGGTTTCTGGAACGCATTGAAGGGGTGCTGGCTCTGGCCCAGCAGCAAAAACGACTGGATCCACAAGTCAATGTCAGGCAGGCTGCCCAGAACCTTTTTGGCATTTACCTGATGGTGATCATGCAGTGGCTGCCCACCGATCAGGACCTTGAAAGGGTGCAGCACACCCTCAGGCAAGCTTTTGAACTTCAATGGAAAGGGCTGCAACCATGCGAATCCTGA
- a CDS encoding mannose-1-phosphate guanylyltransferase, whose product MQSPLFVPVILAGGSGERFWPLSRKAKPKQFLTLDNSPYSLLQNTQRRLQQLTDHPEQLFVVTSNDYRSLVLEQLPDLPLENLLVEPMARDTAPAVLFAALSVAQHYPDAVMGIFPSDHRIGNEKHFLEVVRAAAQTAHTFDSIVTLGINPSFASTGYGYIKKGPEAGNVDGFAVHQVAQFTEKPDRERAEKFIASGDFSWNSGVFIVPVQALLREYQLHQPELYHQLKTAMQQRGGVREVFPTLDKISFDYAIVEKTHSIMVMPADFGWDDLGDWNALERLMRSENPNVSVGKHVGLDTEGAILFTTSGDDLIVTIGLDDVVIVRTSEVTLVVKKDRTQDIKKVVQGLKNSAEYSRYA is encoded by the coding sequence ATGCAAAGTCCCCTGTTTGTTCCTGTGATCCTCGCTGGTGGGAGTGGCGAGCGTTTCTGGCCCCTCTCCAGAAAGGCCAAACCCAAGCAATTCCTCACCCTTGACAACAGCCCCTACAGCCTGCTGCAAAACACCCAGCGCCGCTTGCAGCAACTCACCGACCACCCCGAGCAGCTTTTTGTGGTGACCAGCAACGATTACCGTTCTCTGGTGCTGGAACAGCTTCCCGATTTGCCTCTGGAAAACCTGCTGGTCGAGCCCATGGCCCGCGATACGGCCCCTGCGGTGCTCTTTGCCGCCCTGTCGGTGGCCCAGCATTACCCGGATGCTGTGATGGGCATTTTCCCTTCCGATCACCGCATCGGCAATGAAAAGCACTTTCTGGAAGTGGTGCGGGCCGCTGCACAAACCGCCCACACTTTCGATTCGATTGTGACCCTCGGGATCAACCCCTCTTTTGCCTCCACAGGGTACGGTTACATCAAAAAAGGCCCAGAGGCCGGAAATGTGGACGGCTTCGCGGTCCATCAGGTGGCACAGTTCACCGAAAAACCGGACCGTGAACGCGCCGAGAAATTCATTGCTTCAGGCGACTTCTCCTGGAACAGCGGGGTGTTCATTGTGCCTGTGCAGGCTTTGCTGCGCGAGTACCAGCTTCACCAACCCGAGCTGTACCACCAGTTGAAAACCGCGATGCAGCAACGGGGCGGTGTGCGCGAGGTGTTCCCCACCCTCGACAAAATCAGTTTTGACTACGCCATCGTGGAAAAAACCCACTCGATCATGGTGATGCCCGCCGATTTCGGCTGGGACGACCTCGGAGACTGGAACGCTCTGGAACGCCTGATGCGCAGCGAAAACCCCAACGTTTCGGTGGGCAAACACGTGGGCCTTGACACCGAAGGGGCGATTTTGTTCACCACCTCTGGGGACGATTTGATCGTGACCATTGGCCTGGACGATGTGGTGATTGTGCGAACCAGCGAAGTGACATTGGTGGTCAAAAAAGACCGGACCCAGGACATCAAAAAAGTGGTGCAGGGCCTGAAAAACTCTGCCGAGTACAGCCGCTACGCATGA
- a CDS encoding HD domain-containing phosphohydrolase, producing the protein MNPAVSQFPHARILVVDDEPTNLILVRRLLMQSGYPSPLEVQDSRLAVQTILEQKPDLVLLDLMMPHVGGLDVLKSLSEQKDSTTFIPVIVLTADNTTEARHEALALGAMDFITKPIDRTETLLRIKNTLHLQHLHQKLSQHNQSLEQQVFERTHDLQLAYEQIVQHNHELHLAHQEIVERLARCGEYRDDQTGDHTDRVGHMAVQIGQTLGMLEPQLALLEQAAKLHDIGKVGIPDHILLKPGRLTPEEFEVIKQHVQMGANILQGSKTPVLQMAERIALSHHERWDGKGYPQGLSGEAIPLEARIVSVCDVYDALTSERPYKKAWTHEEALQEILSQSSKMFDPEVVHAFLACIKAPLTAHAI; encoded by the coding sequence ATGAACCCTGCTGTGTCCCAGTTCCCCCACGCCAGAATTCTGGTGGTCGACGATGAACCCACCAACCTGATTCTGGTGCGGAGGCTGCTGATGCAAAGCGGTTACCCCTCCCCTCTGGAAGTGCAGGATTCCCGTCTGGCTGTGCAAACCATCCTTGAACAGAAACCCGATCTGGTCTTGCTGGACCTGATGATGCCCCATGTCGGTGGACTGGACGTGCTGAAATCGCTCTCTGAACAAAAGGACTCCACCACATTCATTCCAGTGATTGTGCTCACCGCCGACAACACCACCGAAGCCCGCCACGAGGCGCTTGCTCTGGGGGCCATGGATTTCATCACCAAGCCGATTGACCGCACCGAAACCCTGCTGCGCATCAAAAACACCCTGCACCTGCAACACCTGCACCAGAAACTGTCCCAGCACAACCAGAGTCTGGAACAACAGGTTTTTGAACGCACCCATGACCTGCAACTCGCCTACGAACAGATTGTGCAGCACAACCACGAGTTGCATCTGGCCCATCAGGAAATTGTGGAACGGCTCGCCCGTTGCGGAGAATACCGCGATGACCAGACCGGAGACCACACCGACCGGGTGGGTCACATGGCTGTCCAGATCGGGCAAACCCTCGGGATGCTGGAACCCCAGTTGGCACTGCTGGAACAGGCCGCCAAACTGCACGACATCGGCAAAGTGGGCATCCCGGACCACATTCTGTTGAAACCCGGACGCCTCACCCCAGAGGAGTTCGAAGTCATCAAACAACACGTCCAGATGGGGGCAAACATCCTGCAAGGCAGCAAAACCCCTGTGTTGCAAATGGCTGAACGGATTGCCCTGTCGCACCACGAGCGCTGGGACGGCAAAGGCTACCCTCAGGGTCTGTCCGGCGAGGCGATTCCTCTGGAAGCCCGGATTGTCTCGGTGTGCGACGTGTACGATGCCCTGACCAGCGAACGCCCCTACAAAAAAGCCTGGACCCATGAAGAGGCCCTGCAAGAAATCCTTTCCCAGAGCAGTAAAATGTTTGATCCTGAAGTTGTTCATGCTTTTCTGGCCTGCATCAAAGCTCCGCTGACCGCCCATGCCATTTGA
- a CDS encoding PAS domain S-box protein, whose product MPFEANQNIRKTLRWILMLVSVVITLAFTPVLVMLVHDALQRKNQQWNQWHWETRTFTETLDKRLNQLVQDMKSRAAVQDARLTLFGRCEVAFTPENLLERWGYQSATSTLECLQNGDSRLIPAFKKPPADKTPFTIIQTDRDPVLMLWIPVRHGFLWAMLSPKGLEDQLPDSPFGGSDVSVALWQGKLAVPVHGSLLPEGQTTGPSHQLQNQGLKLASGIQPAAVNQMNHDLQQRLLRRVGTWSLVLMCVILILRLIRDRAVGRPLQQLMYATAQTTHTQMLGKHILWPNRGLFADLSRAMQSMALAMQEGATHARQQEKRYHDMINLAQDGVIVIDASNTIVLANPAAHQMFGHPEGSMLGQSGNIIMPERFREEHQKGLERVVTGGASRLLGSRGEVVGLRSDGTEFPIELSQGAIRQPEGMVFSSLLRDITAQKRNAEERKMIYELTQRLGSISDPSLALQAVMESLCKMYGWVFSEVWKLEEDGKLRLKTHYTPEPAKHQRFIQQAQHMAFALGEGLPGKTLQTGEPEWLPDVTQAQHFLRSASAAEHGLAAALAVPVQTEHRKLVVVWYHPDPKPLDQQTLRLTQTVLVQLRSVLNRIHSNNVRLQAEERYRQAVDQAPYPMVTVSREGHIQRWNREFSQMMGNLNFTELNWLDLMEVPSEMEAMRHAIGRVFEGEFVQDQQVTALDFQGNKHHFLATLYPLQNDEGRVELCMITGVDVTERLLMEQEREQRRAAETASQAKTAFLSRMSHELRTPLNAVIGFSELLLFEPMDPEQKNDVQEIHKAGKHLLSLVNDLLDLSSIEAGKVQVHHEPISLHHLLQDISPMLFNLTGQYGRNLFLPEGSKPLTALGDAQRLKQVILNLVSNAAKYGRNEIRVEMHASEEEVQLTVSDDGEGLTHAQQKKLFVPFERLEQHEKVEGTGLGLVISHQYMTLMGGDLTVQSTANQGSTFTVHLQRSTD is encoded by the coding sequence ATGCCATTTGAGGCCAACCAGAACATCCGAAAAACCCTCAGATGGATTTTGATGCTGGTGTCGGTGGTGATCACTCTGGCCTTCACCCCTGTGCTGGTCATGCTGGTCCATGACGCCCTGCAGCGCAAAAACCAGCAATGGAACCAGTGGCACTGGGAAACCCGCACCTTCACAGAAACGCTGGACAAACGCCTGAACCAGCTGGTTCAGGACATGAAAAGCCGTGCAGCCGTTCAAGATGCCCGCCTGACACTGTTCGGACGCTGCGAAGTGGCCTTCACCCCCGAGAACCTGCTTGAACGCTGGGGTTACCAGAGTGCAACCTCCACACTGGAGTGCCTGCAAAATGGGGACTCCCGCCTGATTCCAGCTTTCAAAAAACCACCTGCAGACAAAACGCCTTTCACCATCATCCAGACGGATCGAGATCCTGTGTTGATGTTGTGGATTCCAGTGCGACATGGCTTTTTATGGGCCATGCTGAGCCCAAAAGGTCTGGAAGACCAGTTGCCTGATTCTCCTTTTGGGGGTTCAGACGTGTCTGTTGCCCTCTGGCAGGGCAAGCTTGCTGTGCCTGTGCATGGCAGCTTGCTTCCTGAAGGCCAAACCACTGGCCCTTCACACCAACTGCAAAATCAGGGTCTGAAACTGGCCTCTGGCATACAACCTGCTGCCGTGAACCAGATGAACCACGACCTCCAACAGCGCTTGTTGCGACGGGTGGGGACATGGAGTCTGGTGTTGATGTGCGTGATCCTGATCCTCCGACTGATCCGGGACCGGGCGGTGGGCCGTCCATTGCAACAATTGATGTACGCCACGGCCCAGACCACCCACACCCAGATGCTGGGCAAACACATCCTCTGGCCCAACCGGGGATTGTTTGCAGACCTGTCCAGAGCTATGCAGTCCATGGCTCTGGCGATGCAGGAGGGGGCCACCCATGCCAGACAACAGGAAAAACGTTACCACGACATGATCAATCTGGCACAGGATGGTGTGATTGTCATTGATGCCAGCAACACCATTGTGCTGGCCAATCCTGCAGCGCACCAGATGTTCGGACACCCTGAAGGGAGCATGCTCGGACAGTCAGGAAACATCATCATGCCAGAGCGTTTCCGTGAAGAACACCAAAAAGGACTGGAACGGGTTGTGACAGGTGGAGCATCCCGTTTGTTGGGTTCAAGGGGCGAGGTGGTGGGCTTGCGCTCAGACGGGACAGAGTTTCCGATTGAACTGTCTCAGGGGGCAATCCGGCAACCAGAAGGCATGGTGTTTTCTTCCCTGCTGCGTGACATCACCGCCCAGAAACGCAACGCCGAAGAACGCAAGATGATTTACGAACTCACCCAGCGTCTGGGCAGCATCAGTGACCCCAGTCTGGCCTTGCAAGCCGTGATGGAAAGCCTGTGCAAAATGTACGGCTGGGTGTTCAGTGAAGTGTGGAAACTGGAAGAAGATGGCAAGCTCAGGCTGAAAACCCATTACACCCCAGAGCCTGCAAAACACCAGCGTTTCATCCAGCAAGCCCAGCACATGGCTTTCGCTCTGGGAGAGGGTTTGCCCGGAAAAACCCTGCAAACCGGTGAACCCGAGTGGCTACCAGATGTGACCCAGGCCCAGCATTTCCTGCGGAGCGCTTCGGCAGCCGAACATGGACTGGCTGCCGCTCTGGCGGTTCCGGTTCAGACCGAACACCGCAAACTGGTGGTGGTGTGGTACCATCCAGACCCAAAACCGCTGGATCAGCAAACTTTACGCCTGACCCAGACGGTGCTCGTGCAGCTTCGCAGTGTGCTGAACCGCATCCACAGCAACAACGTGCGCCTGCAGGCCGAGGAGCGTTACCGTCAGGCGGTGGATCAGGCCCCTTACCCGATGGTGACGGTGTCCAGAGAGGGCCACATCCAGCGCTGGAACCGGGAGTTCAGCCAGATGATGGGAAACCTGAATTTCACGGAACTGAACTGGCTGGACCTGATGGAGGTGCCCTCTGAAATGGAGGCCATGCGCCACGCCATTGGACGGGTCTTTGAAGGGGAATTTGTGCAGGACCAGCAGGTGACGGCACTGGACTTTCAGGGAAACAAACACCACTTTCTGGCCACGCTCTATCCCCTGCAAAACGATGAAGGTCGGGTGGAATTGTGCATGATCACCGGCGTGGATGTCACCGAGCGTTTGCTGATGGAACAGGAACGTGAGCAGCGCAGGGCTGCAGAAACCGCGTCTCAGGCCAAAACCGCTTTCCTGTCCCGCATGAGCCACGAACTGCGCACCCCCCTCAATGCCGTGATTGGCTTCAGTGAACTCTTGCTGTTTGAGCCGATGGACCCCGAGCAGAAAAACGATGTGCAGGAAATCCACAAGGCCGGGAAACATCTGTTGTCTCTGGTCAATGACCTCCTGGACCTCTCCTCGATTGAAGCGGGCAAAGTGCAGGTGCATCATGAACCCATCTCACTCCATCACCTGCTGCAAGACATCTCGCCCATGCTTTTCAATTTGACGGGCCAGTACGGTCGGAATCTCTTTTTGCCCGAGGGGTCAAAACCCCTGACAGCTCTGGGGGATGCCCAGCGCTTGAAACAGGTGATCCTCAATCTGGTGTCCAATGCTGCAAAATACGGTCGCAACGAAATCAGGGTCGAGATGCATGCCTCTGAAGAAGAAGTGCAACTGACCGTTTCGGACGATGGTGAAGGTCTGACCCACGCCCAGCAGAAAAAGCTGTTCGTGCCTTTTGAACGGCTGGAACAGCATGAGAAAGTGGAGGGCACCGGTCTGGGATTGGTGATTTCCCACCAGTACATGACCCTGATGGGCGGAGATCTGACCGTCCAGAGCACAGCAAATCAGGGCAGCACTTTCACGGTGCACCTTCAAAGGTCAACGGATTGA